In the Stigmatella erecta genome, one interval contains:
- a CDS encoding ABC transporter ATP-binding protein, whose protein sequence is MNAPAAAPVQDGIIIQAESLARSFGQVQAVRNISLQVRRGELYGLIGPDGAGKTTTIRMIAGLVTPDSGRAMVLGHDSLRGGLAVREYMGLMPQQYSLYGDLSIAENLRFFGRLFCLPRKLFEERSQRLLKITRLDRFTDRRADALSGGMYKKLALACALLHEPSVLLLDEPTNGVDPVSRRELWELLYEFVGEGMAVLVSTPYMDEAERCHRVGLINRGVLLDEGPPHELVKAFPHEAYEVDGGSREALHEVLERLPQVLASSPAGTRLKVVLEKETAPRVGQELARVGASLRPCGLDFEDMFLVRLSQEGK, encoded by the coding sequence GTGAACGCTCCGGCGGCAGCACCCGTCCAGGACGGCATCATCATCCAGGCCGAGTCGCTGGCGCGCAGCTTTGGCCAGGTGCAGGCGGTGCGCAACATCAGCCTGCAGGTGCGCCGGGGCGAGCTGTACGGCCTGATTGGTCCGGATGGCGCGGGGAAGACGACCACCATCCGGATGATCGCCGGGCTGGTGACGCCCGACAGTGGCCGGGCGATGGTGCTCGGCCACGACTCGCTGCGCGGCGGGCTGGCGGTGCGCGAGTACATGGGGCTGATGCCCCAGCAGTACAGCCTCTATGGAGACCTGAGCATCGCGGAGAACCTGCGCTTCTTCGGGCGGCTGTTCTGCCTGCCGCGCAAGCTGTTCGAGGAGCGCAGCCAGCGGCTCCTGAAGATTACCCGCCTGGACCGGTTCACGGACCGCCGCGCGGACGCGCTGTCCGGCGGCATGTACAAGAAGCTGGCGCTGGCGTGCGCGCTGCTGCACGAGCCCTCGGTGCTGTTGCTGGACGAGCCCACCAACGGCGTGGATCCGGTCAGCCGCCGCGAGCTGTGGGAGCTGCTCTACGAGTTCGTGGGCGAGGGCATGGCGGTGCTCGTCTCCACCCCCTACATGGACGAGGCGGAGCGCTGCCACCGCGTGGGGCTCATCAACCGCGGGGTGCTGCTCGACGAGGGGCCCCCCCATGAGCTGGTGAAGGCCTTCCCCCACGAGGCGTACGAGGTGGATGGCGGCTCCCGCGAGGCGCTCCACGAGGTGCTGGAGCGGCTGCCCCAGGTGCTGGCCTCCTCGCCCGCGGGCACGCGGCTCAAGGTGGTGCTCGAGAAGGAGACGGCGCCGCGCGTGGGGCAGGAGCTGGCCCGCGTGGGGGCCAGCCTCCGCCCGTGTGGTCTGGACTTCGAGGACATGTTCCTCGTGCGGCTCTCGCAGGAGGGCAAATGA
- a CDS encoding HlyD family secretion protein: protein MSPKLIVPIVVVVALALLLGFKIHAQETALRGPSGGTGVIEGTDYNVASRLSARVVRVGVKKGAAVKKGDVLMLLDCAEPEAALAEAEARVEVSRSQSEAASAQAQASVRARNAAQAAIQVARAQAEALAAQRDTARRQAERLHSLGQDVAASNADQALGTAEGLKHQAAAALASSNLNQQQAEASAEQSRAAQAQAQASVRTVTAAEAALIRARLMVAECEVRSPSAGLVDDVFFEEGELPLPGATLARIVNLEEVRATFYLPNAELAAARPAERATIEADAYPQRTFPGAIRTVSTQAEFTPRNIQTRTDRDRLVYAVEVAVPNAEQLLRPGMPVRVTLAGNTP from the coding sequence ATGTCTCCCAAGCTCATTGTTCCCATCGTTGTCGTTGTGGCCCTCGCGTTGCTGCTGGGGTTCAAGATTCACGCGCAGGAGACGGCGTTGAGGGGGCCCTCCGGCGGCACCGGGGTCATCGAAGGCACGGACTACAATGTCGCCTCGCGGCTGTCGGCGCGGGTGGTCCGGGTGGGCGTGAAGAAGGGCGCCGCGGTGAAGAAGGGCGATGTGCTGATGCTCCTGGACTGCGCCGAGCCCGAGGCGGCCCTGGCGGAGGCCGAGGCGCGGGTGGAGGTCTCCCGGTCCCAGTCGGAGGCGGCGAGCGCGCAGGCGCAGGCCTCGGTCCGCGCCCGCAACGCGGCGCAGGCCGCCATCCAGGTCGCCAGGGCCCAGGCCGAGGCGCTCGCGGCGCAGCGGGACACGGCGCGCCGCCAGGCCGAGCGCCTCCACTCGCTGGGCCAGGACGTGGCGGCCTCCAACGCGGACCAGGCGCTGGGCACGGCCGAGGGGCTCAAGCACCAGGCCGCCGCGGCGCTGGCCAGCAGCAACCTCAACCAGCAGCAGGCCGAGGCCTCCGCGGAGCAGAGCCGCGCGGCCCAGGCGCAGGCGCAGGCCTCCGTGCGCACCGTCACCGCCGCCGAGGCCGCGTTGATCCGCGCGCGGCTGATGGTGGCCGAGTGCGAGGTGCGCTCGCCCAGCGCGGGCCTCGTGGACGATGTGTTCTTCGAGGAGGGCGAGCTGCCGCTGCCCGGCGCCACGCTGGCGCGCATCGTCAACCTGGAGGAGGTGCGCGCCACCTTCTACCTGCCCAACGCGGAGCTGGCCGCGGCCCGGCCCGCCGAGCGCGCGACCATCGAGGCGGACGCCTACCCGCAGCGCACCTTCCCGGGCGCCATCCGCACCGTGTCCACCCAGGCCGAGTTCACGCCGCGCAACATCCAGACGCGCACGGACCGGGACCGGCTCGTGTACGCGGTGGAGGTGGCGGTGCCCAACGCCGAGCAACTCCTGCGGCCCGGCATGCCGGTGCGTGTCACCCTGGCCGGTAACACGCCGTGA
- a CDS encoding TolC family protein produces the protein MKMRFVSKLAVSLALACQLSPQAVLAQAPAPSPAPSQAPLAPTASSASPSVQVISLEEALRLVDAQNQDFAQVRARVQEAQGLSRQALAALLPVLVATGSYTRNNEEAAIEFSRFLDTLEAGLSEIAQRPISLDRGGAPADRVIQPLDALTATGTLRVPLFAANAYWDFLAAKEGVNAAQASTQVARQRARSALLRALWLSSTAEAFVEVAQRGVTTSEQYVKTAERAVTAGTTVQLAVLRAQTELTRRQKELSDARNKLEAVRLSIGVLLGQQQPVQVQLPALEIPEAEAEDRLIAEALKERAEVGAQHAVKRAADHGITSAWWRLAPTLAATGSVFASDTPFLTGDKTGWRATLELTWTLYDGGLRYGKLQQARGTLARVQAEQKGLELQISQEVRNALREFRLGQEQLALSERQRALAQEAARTAQNSFEQGVAGYTEVLDTLDRLYMAEAGEQEARARLAIAIITLKTARGQVW, from the coding sequence ATGAAGATGAGATTTGTCTCGAAGCTCGCTGTCTCCCTGGCCTTGGCCTGCCAACTGAGCCCCCAGGCCGTCCTGGCGCAGGCCCCCGCCCCGTCCCCGGCCCCCTCCCAAGCCCCGCTGGCGCCCACCGCCTCGAGCGCGTCCCCCTCGGTGCAGGTCATCTCCCTGGAGGAGGCCCTGCGCCTGGTCGACGCGCAGAATCAGGATTTCGCCCAGGTGCGCGCCCGCGTGCAGGAGGCGCAGGGCCTCTCCCGCCAGGCGCTGGCGGCGCTCCTGCCCGTGCTGGTGGCCACCGGCTCCTACACGCGGAACAACGAGGAGGCGGCCATCGAGTTCTCGCGCTTCCTGGACACCCTGGAGGCGGGGCTGAGCGAGATTGCCCAGCGCCCCATCTCCCTGGACCGCGGCGGGGCGCCCGCCGACCGCGTCATTCAACCGCTGGATGCGCTCACCGCCACGGGCACCCTGCGCGTGCCGCTGTTCGCCGCGAACGCGTACTGGGACTTCCTGGCCGCCAAGGAGGGCGTGAACGCCGCCCAGGCCTCCACCCAGGTTGCCCGGCAGCGCGCCCGCTCGGCGCTGCTGCGCGCGCTGTGGCTCAGCTCGACGGCGGAGGCCTTCGTGGAGGTGGCCCAGCGCGGGGTGACGACCTCCGAGCAGTACGTGAAGACGGCCGAGCGCGCCGTCACCGCGGGCACCACGGTGCAGCTGGCGGTGCTCCGCGCCCAGACGGAGCTGACGCGGCGCCAGAAGGAGCTGAGCGACGCGCGCAACAAGCTGGAGGCGGTGCGGCTGTCCATCGGCGTGCTGCTCGGCCAGCAACAGCCCGTGCAGGTGCAGCTGCCCGCGCTGGAAATCCCCGAGGCCGAGGCGGAGGATCGCCTCATCGCGGAGGCCCTGAAGGAGCGCGCCGAGGTGGGGGCGCAGCACGCCGTGAAGCGCGCGGCGGACCACGGCATCACCTCCGCGTGGTGGCGCCTGGCCCCCACGCTCGCCGCCACGGGCTCCGTGTTCGCCTCGGACACGCCGTTCCTCACGGGGGACAAGACGGGGTGGCGCGCCACCCTGGAGCTGACCTGGACGCTCTATGACGGCGGCCTGCGCTACGGCAAGCTCCAGCAGGCGCGCGGCACCCTCGCGCGGGTCCAGGCCGAGCAGAAGGGGCTGGAGCTGCAGATCTCCCAGGAGGTCCGCAACGCCCTGCGGGAGTTCCGGCTGGGCCAGGAGCAGCTCGCGCTCTCGGAGCGGCAGCGCGCCCTGGCGCAGGAAGCGGCGCGCACGGCGCAGAACAGCTTCGAGCAGGGCGTGGCCGGCTACACCGAGGTGCTCGACACGCTCGACCGTCTGTATATGGCGGAGGCAGGCGAGCAAGAGGCCCGCGCCCGCCTGGCCATCGCCATCATCACCCTGAAAACCGCCCGGGGTCAGGTTTGGTAG